From the Gordonia bronchialis DSM 43247 genome, one window contains:
- a CDS encoding C40 family peptidase, giving the protein MPSLRSRLAATACAALIGATGVAVGAPVVAGAPVASADTGSSGSSGSVEIYLPIPTPAGLQALSAAMTQIGKPYKWGGVGPNSWDCSGLVQWAFGTAGIRLPRVSQQQARVGHAIPMSALAPGDAIVFWRDASHIGIYAGFGQVFNAFGPNGVPIGFTPLDGMPPIKTIRRFG; this is encoded by the coding sequence GTGCCGAGTCTTCGTTCCCGTCTGGCCGCCACGGCCTGTGCCGCCCTCATCGGCGCCACGGGTGTGGCGGTCGGTGCACCGGTCGTCGCGGGCGCGCCGGTCGCGTCCGCCGACACCGGGTCGTCGGGGTCGTCGGGCTCGGTGGAGATCTACCTCCCGATTCCCACCCCGGCGGGGCTGCAGGCGTTGAGCGCTGCCATGACCCAGATCGGCAAGCCGTACAAGTGGGGTGGGGTGGGCCCCAACTCGTGGGATTGCTCGGGTTTGGTCCAGTGGGCCTTCGGCACCGCGGGCATCCGGCTGCCGCGGGTGAGCCAGCAGCAGGCCCGCGTCGGGCATGCGATCCCGATGTCGGCGCTGGCACCCGGCGACGCGATCGTCTTCTGGCGCGACGCCAGCCACATCGGCATCTATGCCGGGTTCGGGCAGGTGTTCAACGCCTTCGGACCCAACGGGGTACCGATCGGCTTCACGCCACTTGACGGCATGCCGCCGATCAAGACGATTCGTCGGTTCGGCTGA
- a CDS encoding Rieske 2Fe-2S domain-containing protein: MSATPDTAIGSVHTGDEPGIREIDTGAPPTRFARGWHCLGLVEEFDDGQPHSIHIFGTKLVVWVTRAGGDEVKVNVLDAYCRHMGGDLSQGSIKDDGNVACPFHGWLWKGNGRCAGVPYAKRNPKLAKTRSWPTMIRNAQVFVYNDPEGDPPPEDCIIPALDEVGSSEWTGWTWNRIVIEGANCREIIDNVVDMAHFYYVHFALPDYFKNVFEGETAAQYMNSHGRPDVTLGTNYGDSRLESIAAYYGPSYMLNPMIQYYGGYAVETILTNCHYPIDANSFVLMYGVMAKVPEGLTAEQADKMAKKISAGVEVGFLQDVEIWKHKTRIDNPLLVEEDGPVYQLRRWYEQFYVDKADVSEEMTGRFEYEIDTEKALESWGVEIEENLRLQREAKDAENASEAADSTGTSEKAEV, encoded by the coding sequence ATGTCGGCGACACCTGATACGGCGATCGGTTCGGTACACACGGGCGACGAGCCCGGTATCCGGGAGATCGACACCGGGGCGCCACCCACCCGCTTCGCCCGGGGATGGCACTGCCTCGGTCTCGTCGAGGAGTTCGACGACGGGCAGCCCCATTCGATCCACATCTTCGGCACCAAACTGGTCGTCTGGGTCACCCGCGCCGGTGGTGACGAGGTCAAGGTCAACGTGCTCGACGCCTATTGCCGACACATGGGCGGCGATCTTTCGCAGGGCAGTATCAAGGACGACGGCAACGTCGCCTGTCCGTTCCACGGCTGGCTGTGGAAGGGCAACGGCCGATGCGCCGGTGTGCCCTACGCGAAACGGAACCCCAAGCTGGCCAAGACCCGATCGTGGCCGACGATGATCCGCAATGCTCAGGTCTTCGTCTACAACGATCCGGAGGGTGATCCGCCGCCCGAGGACTGCATCATCCCGGCGCTCGATGAGGTCGGGTCGTCGGAGTGGACCGGCTGGACGTGGAATCGCATCGTCATCGAGGGCGCCAACTGCCGCGAGATCATCGACAACGTCGTGGACATGGCGCACTTCTACTATGTGCACTTCGCCCTGCCCGACTATTTCAAGAACGTCTTCGAAGGCGAGACCGCGGCGCAGTACATGAATTCCCATGGGCGCCCCGATGTCACGCTCGGCACCAACTACGGTGACAGCCGGCTGGAGTCGATCGCCGCCTATTACGGACCGTCATACATGCTCAACCCGATGATCCAGTACTACGGCGGTTATGCCGTCGAGACGATCCTCACCAATTGCCACTACCCCATCGACGCGAACTCGTTCGTGCTGATGTACGGCGTGATGGCCAAGGTGCCGGAGGGACTGACCGCCGAGCAGGCCGACAAGATGGCCAAGAAGATCAGCGCCGGCGTCGAGGTCGGGTTCTTGCAGGATGTCGAGATCTGGAAACACAAGACCCGCATCGACAATCCGCTGCTCGTCGAGGAGGACGGCCCGGTTTATCAGCTGCGACGCTGGTATGAGCAGTTCTATGTGGACAAGGCCGACGTCTCCGAGGAGATGACCGGACGCTTCGAGTACGAGATCGACACCGAGAAGGCACTCGAGAGCTGGGGTGTGGAGATCGAGGAGAACCTGCGACTCCAGCGAGAGGCCAAGGACGCCGAGAACGCATCGGAGGCCGCAGACTCCACCGGCACCTCGGAGAAGGCCGAGGTCTGA
- the hsaA gene encoding 3-hydroxy-9,10-secoandrosta-1,3,5(10)-triene-9,17-dione monooxygenase oxygenase subunit has product MPSERSEAAEQVLEKINALLPEIEQRAQQTEDLRRIPDETVSSLEGAGFFKLMQPEQWGGYQVDPVTFYEAVRRIASACGSTGWVSGIIGIHNWHLALFDQQAQEDVWGADTSVRISSSYAPMGMGEVVDGGYKVNGSWAWSSGCEIADWVFVGGPVIKNGKPVDFVSFLIPRSDYTIKDVWNVVGLRGTGSNTIEVKDVFVPRHRMLSMRTMSMGQSPGLERNTAPVYKMPWGTIHPSTISSPIVGMAYGAYHAHVEHQGKRVRAAYAGEKAKEDPFAKVRIAEAASDIDAAWRQLSGNLQAEYDLILAGEEVPMELRLAARRDQVRATGRAIAAIDLLFENSGAHALENGTPIQRFWRDAHAGRVHAANDPERAYVAFGNGEFGIPIGDTMV; this is encoded by the coding sequence ATGCCGAGCGAACGCAGCGAAGCCGCAGAGCAGGTCCTCGAGAAGATCAACGCACTGCTGCCCGAGATCGAGCAGCGCGCGCAACAGACCGAGGATCTGCGTCGGATTCCCGACGAGACGGTCTCGAGCCTCGAGGGCGCGGGCTTCTTCAAGTTGATGCAGCCCGAACAGTGGGGTGGCTACCAGGTCGATCCCGTCACCTTCTACGAGGCCGTGCGCCGAATCGCGAGCGCGTGCGGCTCCACCGGCTGGGTGTCCGGGATCATCGGCATCCACAACTGGCACCTGGCGCTCTTCGACCAGCAGGCGCAAGAAGACGTGTGGGGTGCCGACACCTCGGTGCGGATCTCGTCGTCGTACGCGCCGATGGGTATGGGCGAGGTCGTCGACGGCGGGTACAAGGTCAACGGCTCCTGGGCGTGGTCGTCGGGTTGTGAGATCGCCGACTGGGTCTTCGTCGGCGGTCCCGTCATCAAGAACGGCAAGCCCGTCGACTTCGTGAGCTTCCTGATCCCGCGCAGCGACTACACGATCAAGGACGTGTGGAATGTGGTGGGTCTGCGCGGCACCGGGTCCAACACCATCGAGGTCAAGGACGTCTTTGTTCCCCGTCACCGCATGCTGAGCATGCGCACGATGAGCATGGGCCAAAGCCCGGGTCTCGAGCGCAACACCGCACCCGTCTACAAGATGCCCTGGGGCACAATCCATCCGAGCACCATCTCGTCACCGATCGTCGGCATGGCCTACGGCGCCTACCACGCTCACGTCGAACACCAGGGCAAGCGTGTCCGTGCCGCCTACGCCGGTGAGAAGGCCAAGGAAGATCCCTTCGCCAAGGTGCGAATCGCCGAAGCGGCCAGCGACATCGACGCCGCGTGGCGTCAGCTGTCGGGCAACCTGCAGGCCGAGTACGACCTGATCCTCGCCGGCGAGGAGGTCCCGATGGAACTGCGGCTCGCCGCCCGCCGCGATCAGGTGCGCGCGACCGGCCGGGCGATCGCCGCGATCGACCTGCTCTTCGAGAACTCGGGGGCGCACGCACTCGAGAACGGCACCCCGATCCAGCGGTTCTGGCGCGACGCACACGCCGGCCGGGTGCATGCCGCCAACGATCCCGAACGCGCTTATGTGGCATTCGGCAACGGCGAGTTCGGGATTCCCATCGGCGACACGATGGTGTGA
- the hsaC gene encoding iron-dependent extradiol dioxygenase HsaC, producing MSDSPIRSLGYMRIEATDMAAWREYGLKVLGMIEGKGTTDGALYLRMDDFPARLVIVPSDRDHLGSSGWECANAEALQELRDRLSAAGVVYREGKDEELADRRVVEMIVFTDPAGNTLEAFHGAALEHRRIVSPYGHRFVTEEQGLGHVVLTCDDDKAALEFYRDVLGFKLRDSMRLPPQLVGREEGDEVPWLRFLGCNPRHHSLAFLPIPNETGIVHLMVEVENSDDVGLCLDRALRKKVKMSATLGRHVNDLMLSFYMKTPGGFDVEFGCEGRTVNDKDWIARESTAVSLWGHDFSVGFQG from the coding sequence ATGAGTGACAGCCCCATCCGGTCGCTGGGCTACATGCGCATCGAGGCCACCGACATGGCCGCGTGGCGCGAGTACGGACTGAAAGTCCTCGGCATGATCGAGGGTAAGGGCACCACCGACGGCGCGCTGTACCTGCGGATGGACGACTTCCCCGCCCGCTTGGTGATCGTGCCGTCGGACCGCGATCACCTGGGTAGCTCGGGCTGGGAGTGTGCGAACGCCGAAGCGCTGCAAGAGCTCCGGGACCGGCTCTCGGCAGCCGGAGTGGTGTATCGCGAGGGCAAGGACGAGGAGCTCGCCGACCGTCGGGTCGTCGAGATGATTGTCTTCACCGATCCGGCGGGCAATACACTCGAAGCGTTTCACGGTGCGGCACTGGAACATCGGCGCATCGTCAGTCCGTACGGTCATCGCTTCGTCACCGAAGAGCAGGGCCTCGGGCATGTGGTGCTCACCTGCGACGACGACAAGGCGGCACTCGAGTTCTACCGCGACGTCCTCGGTTTCAAGCTGCGTGACTCCATGCGGTTGCCGCCGCAACTCGTCGGACGCGAAGAGGGAGACGAGGTCCCGTGGCTGCGGTTCCTCGGCTGCAATCCCCGGCATCACTCGCTGGCGTTTCTGCCCATACCGAACGAGACGGGGATCGTGCACCTCATGGTGGAGGTGGAGAACTCCGACGACGTCGGGCTCTGCCTCGACCGTGCCCTGCGCAAGAAGGTGAAGATGTCGGCCACCCTCGGCCGCCACGTCAACGACTTGATGCTGTCCTTCTACATGAAGACACCGGGTGGCTTCGACGTCGAATTCGGTTGCGAGGGAAGAACAGTGAACGACAAGGACTGGATCGCGCGGGAAAGTACCGCGGTGAGTTTGTGGGGACATGACTTCAGCGTCGGATTCCAGGGCTGA
- the hsaB gene encoding 3-hydroxy-9,10-secoandrosta-1,3,5(10)-triene-9,17-dione monooxygenase reductase subunit — MTRTPYGSAEFDSRQFRTAMGQFCTGVTVITTLDDDGRPVGFACQSFAALSLDPPLVLFCPKKTSRSWPVIERSGKFCVNVLSNRQQDVSAAFGAPGDDKFAGVTWDPSPAGLPVIRHALTWVECDVARVTDGGDHHIVIGRALTLGEVLQDKPLLFYRGGYLSTEHPRVTPAQAELENFLTWTGGDTWL; from the coding sequence ATGACCCGCACCCCCTACGGATCGGCAGAGTTCGATTCCCGTCAGTTCCGCACCGCGATGGGGCAGTTCTGCACCGGGGTCACCGTCATCACCACCCTCGACGACGACGGACGGCCCGTCGGATTCGCCTGCCAGTCGTTTGCCGCCCTGTCACTCGACCCGCCACTGGTTCTCTTCTGCCCCAAGAAGACCTCACGGAGCTGGCCGGTCATCGAACGATCCGGCAAGTTCTGCGTGAACGTCCTGTCCAACCGGCAGCAGGACGTCAGTGCCGCCTTCGGGGCGCCCGGTGACGACAAGTTCGCCGGCGTCACCTGGGATCCGTCACCGGCCGGGCTGCCGGTTATCCGGCACGCGCTGACCTGGGTGGAGTGCGACGTCGCGCGTGTCACCGACGGTGGCGACCACCACATCGTGATCGGCCGCGCGCTCACCCTCGGTGAAGTCCTGCAGGACAAGCCACTGCTGTTCTATCGCGGCGGATACCTGTCGACCGAGCATCCGCGCGTCACTCCCGCGCAAGCGGAACTGGAGAACTTTCTCACCTGGACCGGAGGAGACACCTGGTTATGA
- a CDS encoding SDR family oxidoreductase, giving the protein MSGLLDGKIVVVSGVGPGLGRSICLRAAAAGATVVLAARTESRLKEVAAEVDAAGGTSQVVPTDITDDDAVGSLVRSVIAEFGRADVVVNNAFALPSMKPLARTDFEQIAASLDLTVLGTLRVIKAFTKTLSESRGAIVNINSMVIRHSEPRYGSYKLAKSALLAMSQTLATELGDKGIRINTVAPGYIWDDQLKWYFGEVAKKYGITPEQVYEQTAAKSDLKRLPEPDEIAEAVVFLASPMASAITGHTLDVNCGEYHD; this is encoded by the coding sequence ATGAGCGGCTTGCTCGACGGCAAGATCGTCGTCGTCTCCGGCGTCGGCCCGGGCCTGGGCCGATCGATCTGTCTGCGTGCGGCCGCGGCCGGCGCGACGGTGGTGCTGGCTGCACGCACCGAGTCACGGTTGAAAGAGGTTGCCGCCGAGGTGGATGCCGCCGGCGGTACCTCGCAGGTGGTACCCACCGACATCACCGACGATGACGCGGTGGGCTCGCTGGTGCGCTCGGTGATCGCCGAATTCGGCCGTGCCGATGTGGTGGTCAACAACGCCTTTGCCCTGCCGTCGATGAAACCGTTGGCTCGCACCGACTTCGAGCAGATCGCCGCCAGTCTCGATCTCACCGTGCTGGGCACGCTGCGGGTCATCAAGGCGTTCACCAAGACGCTCTCGGAGTCCCGGGGTGCGATCGTCAACATCAACTCGATGGTCATCCGTCATTCCGAACCGCGTTACGGCAGCTACAAACTGGCCAAGTCGGCGTTGTTGGCGATGTCGCAGACCTTGGCAACCGAGCTGGGCGACAAGGGGATTCGCATCAACACGGTGGCCCCGGGCTATATCTGGGATGACCAGCTGAAGTGGTACTTCGGCGAGGTCGCCAAGAAGTACGGCATCACTCCCGAGCAGGTCTACGAGCAGACCGCCGCCAAGTCTGATCTGAAGCGATTGCCCGAACCCGACGAGATCGCCGAGGCGGTGGTCTTCTTGGCGTCGCCGATGGCGAGCGCGATCACCGGGCACACCCTGGACGTGAATTGCGGTGAATACCATGACTAG
- a CDS encoding sulfotransferase family protein: MTSTASVGAGAPRTSVGTVEDLHASATRATGLDDFGDDAYLEPLAILLDSYKNEAGLTKLGSKMFRFFLKGALIARLLSEAAWKANPGQTDVEIRRPIFVTGLPRTGTTALHRLLTADPAHQGLEMWLAEFPQPRPPRDAWADNPVYQQIDAGLAQHHVENPEFMGVHYMDAAEVEECWQLLRQSVMSISYESLAYLPTYSRWLSEQDWTPAYLRHKRNLQMIGLNDPDKRWVLKNPSHLFALDALMAAYPDALVIQTHRAPSTIIASMCSLAEQATPGWSTTFVGDTIGDTQLELWSRGLREFSSARARYDQSQFVDVDFADLRNDPMGTVERVYSALGEPMSDDARAAVTALDEESKTGARKPQHRYQLADYGLDEARVVAAFD; the protein is encoded by the coding sequence ATGACTAGCACCGCCTCGGTGGGCGCTGGAGCGCCCCGCACGAGTGTGGGGACCGTCGAGGATCTGCACGCCTCGGCCACTCGGGCGACCGGGCTCGACGACTTCGGTGATGACGCCTATCTCGAGCCGCTGGCGATCCTGTTGGATTCGTACAAGAACGAGGCCGGGCTGACCAAACTGGGCAGCAAGATGTTTCGGTTCTTCCTCAAGGGTGCGCTGATCGCGCGACTGCTCAGCGAGGCAGCCTGGAAGGCCAACCCCGGCCAGACCGACGTCGAGATCCGCCGGCCGATCTTCGTCACCGGGCTGCCCCGCACCGGCACCACCGCGTTGCACCGGTTGCTGACCGCCGACCCCGCTCATCAGGGACTCGAGATGTGGTTGGCGGAGTTCCCGCAGCCCCGTCCGCCCCGCGACGCCTGGGCCGATAATCCGGTGTATCAGCAGATCGACGCGGGACTGGCTCAGCATCATGTGGAGAATCCCGAGTTCATGGGCGTGCACTACATGGATGCCGCCGAGGTCGAGGAGTGCTGGCAGTTGTTGCGGCAGAGCGTGATGTCGATCTCCTACGAATCCCTGGCGTATCTGCCGACGTACTCGCGTTGGCTGTCCGAGCAGGATTGGACGCCGGCCTACCTGCGGCACAAGCGGAACCTGCAGATGATCGGACTCAACGACCCGGACAAACGCTGGGTGCTCAAGAATCCGAGCCACCTGTTCGCCCTCGATGCCTTGATGGCAGCCTACCCCGATGCCTTGGTGATCCAGACGCATCGGGCGCCGAGCACGATCATCGCCTCGATGTGCAGCCTCGCCGAGCAGGCGACGCCGGGTTGGTCGACGACCTTCGTCGGCGACACCATCGGGGATACCCAGCTGGAACTCTGGTCCCGTGGGTTGCGCGAGTTCTCCTCGGCACGAGCACGTTACGACCAGTCCCAGTTCGTCGACGTCGACTTCGCGGATTTGCGCAACGACCCGATGGGCACGGTCGAACGGGTCTACTCCGCGTTGGGGGAGCCGATGTCCGACGACGCCCGCGCCGCGGTGACGGCCCTCGACGAGGAGAGCAAGACCGGCGCCCGCAAACCCCAGCACCGCTATCAGCTCGCCGATTACGGTCTTGACGAGGCGAGGGTTGTGGCGGCGTTCGACTAG
- a CDS encoding acyl-CoA dehydrogenase family protein: MLTADTTTGQAVSAEEREALAEAIRELIKRRGDSASVRSAMRGTPRMDRDLWRTLCTEIGVAALPIPEEYGGAGATFAETAAVLEELGSALSPVPVFGSAVLATATILLADDADTSQRLLPHLASGERIAAVCWADATGWERIGVRADAGLLTGTAHYVVDGEAADTLLVFASSGEQVTLHAVDTTADGVSVTPLPTMDPTRPLGAVHFDEAPSATIAAPGDLPHRLRTIAWALLSAEQVGGAQAALDRTVEYTKARKQFGRTIGSFQALKHRIADMYVQVETARSISRAAVDAVVTGDPAADELAVAAHVYCSEAFKSVTGEAIQLHGGIGITWEHDIQLYFKRAHGSAQLLGAPHQAVARAVAALRSTANG, encoded by the coding sequence GTGCTGACCGCCGACACCACGACCGGCCAGGCTGTCTCGGCCGAGGAACGCGAGGCCCTCGCCGAAGCGATCCGGGAACTGATCAAGCGGCGCGGTGATTCGGCGTCGGTGCGCTCGGCGATGCGTGGCACCCCGCGGATGGACCGTGACCTGTGGCGCACGCTGTGCACCGAAATCGGTGTTGCCGCTCTGCCGATCCCCGAGGAGTACGGCGGCGCGGGTGCGACGTTCGCCGAAACCGCGGCCGTCCTCGAAGAGCTCGGGAGCGCGTTGTCACCGGTGCCCGTCTTCGGTTCGGCTGTGCTCGCAACCGCGACGATCTTGCTCGCCGACGATGCCGACACCTCACAACGACTCCTGCCGCACCTGGCGTCGGGTGAGCGCATCGCTGCGGTGTGCTGGGCGGACGCAACCGGCTGGGAACGCATCGGCGTCCGCGCTGACGCCGGACTCCTCACCGGCACAGCCCATTACGTCGTGGATGGCGAGGCCGCGGATACCCTTTTGGTCTTCGCATCGAGCGGCGAACAGGTGACCCTGCACGCAGTGGACACCACCGCCGACGGCGTCTCCGTCACGCCGCTCCCCACCATGGACCCGACCCGTCCCCTCGGTGCGGTGCACTTCGACGAAGCTCCGTCCGCCACCATCGCGGCGCCAGGAGATCTCCCACATCGGTTGCGCACCATCGCGTGGGCCCTGCTGTCGGCCGAACAAGTCGGCGGAGCGCAAGCCGCACTGGACCGCACCGTCGAATACACCAAGGCCCGCAAGCAGTTCGGCCGGACCATCGGCTCCTTCCAGGCGCTCAAACACCGAATAGCCGACATGTACGTCCAGGTGGAGACCGCTCGCTCTATCTCGCGGGCCGCCGTCGACGCGGTCGTGACCGGCGACCCGGCTGCCGACGAACTCGCTGTCGCCGCACACGTTTACTGTTCAGAGGCATTCAAGTCGGTGACCGGTGAAGCGATCCAACTCCACGGCGGCATCGGCATCACCTGGGAACACGACATTCAGCTGTATTTCAAACGGGCGCACGGCAGCGCCCAGCTGCTTGGCGCACCGCACCAGGCGGTGGCACGAGCGGTGGCCGCACTACGCAGCACCGCCAACGGGTAA
- a CDS encoding acyl-CoA dehydrogenase family protein, with protein sequence MEFLLSDIHDDLAATIDAMLGKADIPTAARAWTSGDRTAMAKVYAQLADAGVCGLLIDESHGGSSAGAIEMVVAAEQLGKHCVPGPIAESIAVLPVLLRDADLTDRLSDLADGRPATCAIAPLAPLAADADADDADVYVVTAGTLSVAEIVDTERSVDPTRTLTRVRAGEPLAEGIDVDDAVDAGVLATSAQLLGLGQAMLTIAADYAQARKQFGRPIGSFQAVKHHLADVAIALEMARPLVHAAALGIDGQVPEGTNVRRDVAAAKVAAADAAHLSARRSLQVLGAIGYTAEHDLSLYITKTRALIGAWGTPAVHRDRILESLC encoded by the coding sequence ATGGAATTCCTGCTCTCGGACATACATGACGATCTGGCGGCCACCATCGACGCCATGCTCGGCAAGGCCGACATCCCCACCGCCGCGCGGGCCTGGACATCCGGCGACCGCACCGCCATGGCCAAGGTCTACGCGCAACTCGCCGACGCCGGTGTCTGCGGTCTCCTGATCGACGAATCACACGGCGGATCCAGTGCGGGCGCCATCGAAATGGTGGTCGCCGCCGAACAACTCGGCAAGCACTGCGTCCCGGGTCCGATCGCGGAGAGCATCGCCGTGCTTCCGGTACTGCTGCGCGACGCCGACCTCACCGACCGATTGAGCGACCTGGCTGACGGACGGCCCGCCACCTGTGCCATCGCCCCACTCGCCCCGCTCGCCGCCGACGCCGACGCCGACGACGCCGACGTCTACGTCGTCACCGCCGGAACTCTGTCCGTCGCCGAGATCGTGGACACCGAGCGTTCGGTGGACCCGACCCGGACGCTGACGCGTGTTCGCGCCGGTGAACCCCTCGCGGAGGGAATCGATGTCGACGACGCCGTCGACGCCGGTGTCCTCGCCACCTCCGCACAACTACTTGGGCTCGGACAGGCGATGCTGACGATCGCAGCCGACTATGCGCAGGCACGCAAACAGTTCGGCCGGCCGATCGGCTCCTTCCAGGCGGTCAAACACCATCTCGCCGACGTGGCGATCGCCCTCGAGATGGCACGTCCACTCGTCCACGCGGCGGCCCTGGGCATCGACGGGCAGGTTCCCGAGGGCACGAACGTCCGCCGTGACGTCGCCGCCGCCAAGGTCGCCGCGGCCGATGCCGCACACCTGTCCGCCCGCCGTTCGCTGCAGGTCCTCGGAGCCATCGGCTACACCGCCGAACACGACCTGTCGCTCTACATCACCAAGACGCGCGCGCTGATCGGCGCGTGGGGAACACCTGCGGTACACCGCGATCGGATTCTGGAGTCATTGTGCTGA
- a CDS encoding acyl-CoA dehydrogenase family protein: MDLLFDAAADEFRTEVRSWLAEHVPAQPLPSMDTAEGFEAHRKWEATMAADRVSVVSWPEEYGGRDVPLLHWVIFEEEYYRSGAPGRVSQNGIFLLAPTLFEHAHPDQLARILPRMARADDIWGQAWSEPEAGSDLASLRSTATRTDGGWLLNGQKTWSSRSSFADWAFGLFRTDKEAQRHKGLTYFMFDLRSPGVAVRPIAQLDGEAGFAELFLEDVFVPDDPSDPGASGVIGEVDNGWRVAMSTAANERGLSLRSPGRFLATTDRLLSLWRDSRDDVPSTANVGAHVADAWIGSRAYELSTYQTVSRLAAGGQLGMESSINKVFWSQWDIAAHETALDLQGPLGEIDDPWMDGYLFSLSGPIYAGTNEIQRNVIAERLLGLPRGDR; encoded by the coding sequence GTGGACCTTCTGTTCGACGCGGCGGCCGACGAGTTTCGGACCGAGGTGCGGTCCTGGCTCGCCGAACACGTTCCCGCACAACCGCTGCCGTCCATGGACACCGCAGAGGGCTTCGAGGCCCACCGGAAGTGGGAGGCCACCATGGCCGCCGACCGGGTGTCGGTGGTCAGCTGGCCCGAGGAGTACGGCGGACGTGACGTACCGCTACTGCACTGGGTGATCTTCGAGGAGGAGTACTACCGCTCCGGTGCACCCGGGCGGGTCAGCCAGAACGGCATCTTCCTCTTGGCACCAACCCTTTTCGAGCACGCCCACCCCGACCAACTCGCGCGCATCCTGCCGCGGATGGCACGCGCCGACGACATCTGGGGACAGGCGTGGAGCGAGCCGGAGGCCGGCAGCGATCTGGCGTCCCTGCGGTCGACCGCCACCCGCACCGACGGTGGGTGGCTCCTCAACGGGCAGAAAACCTGGAGTTCACGGTCGAGTTTCGCCGACTGGGCCTTCGGGCTGTTCCGCACGGACAAAGAGGCGCAGCGGCACAAGGGATTGACCTACTTCATGTTCGACCTCCGCAGTCCCGGCGTGGCCGTCCGACCGATCGCCCAACTCGACGGCGAGGCCGGGTTCGCCGAACTGTTCCTCGAGGATGTCTTCGTCCCCGACGACCCGTCCGACCCAGGCGCGTCGGGTGTCATCGGCGAGGTCGACAACGGCTGGCGGGTGGCGATGAGCACCGCCGCCAACGAGCGCGGGTTGTCGCTGCGGTCCCCCGGCCGCTTCCTCGCGACCACCGACCGGCTGCTGTCGCTCTGGCGGGACAGTCGCGACGATGTCCCGTCGACCGCGAACGTCGGCGCTCACGTCGCCGATGCCTGGATCGGCTCGCGCGCTTACGAATTGTCCACCTACCAGACAGTGAGCCGGCTGGCCGCGGGAGGGCAGCTCGGCATGGAATCCTCCATCAACAAGGTCTTTTGGTCCCAGTGGGACATCGCGGCACACGAGACCGCCCTGGATCTGCAGGGACCGCTCGGCGAGATCGACGACCCCTGGATGGACGGCTATCTCTTCTCGCTGTCCGGCCCGATCTACGCCGGTACCAACGAGATACAACGAAATGTGATCGCCGAGCGCCTGCTCGGACTGCCACGCGGAGATCGGTGA
- a CDS encoding enoyl-CoA hydratase — translation MSDPVIPPALRPDQLGPDTTPVAYETGGVDGAADSIAYVTLNRPEYRNAQNSVMTYSLDAAFRRAVDDPAIKVIVLRANGKHFSAGHDIGTPERDFDTFYPNVATLYWDHTDRSGADQRLAREMEVYVGMCRRWRDMPKPVIAQVHGACIAGGLMLAWICDFIVASDDAFFSDPVARMGIPGVEYFAHAYALGTRRAKEILFTGERFTAAQAAEWGMVNHVVPRDELAAKVDAIAGQIASMPIQGLMLSKKAVNICEDQMGLRNAMDSVFGWHHFAHAANAEGGGDSLGGMDAKSMKSAASTENAATNGSGS, via the coding sequence ATGAGTGACCCGGTGATCCCTCCTGCCCTCCGGCCCGACCAGCTCGGTCCGGACACCACCCCGGTGGCCTACGAGACCGGCGGCGTGGACGGTGCCGCCGATTCGATCGCCTATGTCACGTTGAACCGTCCGGAGTACCGGAATGCGCAGAACTCGGTGATGACCTACTCGTTGGATGCCGCCTTCCGTCGCGCCGTCGACGATCCGGCAATCAAGGTGATCGTGCTGCGGGCCAACGGCAAGCACTTCTCCGCCGGACACGACATCGGCACTCCCGAACGCGATTTCGACACCTTCTACCCCAATGTGGCCACCCTGTACTGGGATCACACCGACCGGTCCGGTGCCGACCAGCGCCTCGCCCGCGAGATGGAGGTCTACGTGGGAATGTGTCGCCGGTGGCGGGACATGCCCAAACCGGTCATCGCCCAGGTGCACGGCGCATGCATCGCGGGCGGGCTCATGCTGGCGTGGATCTGCGACTTCATCGTCGCCTCCGACGATGCCTTCTTCTCGGACCCGGTGGCGCGCATGGGCATTCCCGGCGTCGAATACTTCGCGCACGCCTACGCCCTGGGTACCCGGCGGGCCAAGGAGATCCTGTTCACCGGTGAGCGGTTCACCGCCGCGCAGGCCGCCGAGTGGGGCATGGTCAATCACGTGGTCCCGCGCGACGAACTCGCCGCCAAGGTCGACGCGATCGCCGGACAGATCGCCTCCATGCCGATCCAGGGACTGATGCTGAGCAAGAAGGCCGTCAACATCTGTGAGGACCAGATGGGGTTGCGCAATGCGATGGACTCCGTCTTCGGTTGGCACCACTTCGCGCATGCCGCCAACGCCGAGGGCGGTGGGGATTCCCTCGGCGGAATGGACGCCAAGTCGATGAAATCCGCGGCGTCGACCGAGAATGCCGCAACCAACGGATCGGGGAGCTGA